The following are from one region of the Actinoplanes sp. L3-i22 genome:
- a CDS encoding sugar phosphate nucleotidyltransferase: MTAPVAAICGVVLAAGEGQRLRPLTASVPKALCPVGNLPLLDHALRRLAGLGLTGPDQVGVNAAYLADQVVTHATGRAHLSVELDGPLGTSGGVARLKGWIDGRGVLVGNADAYLTDPFREPGKDIEALLAGWSGDTVRLLTKPCRPGESGGFSGHRFAGFSLLPWHFVKDLEDQNQDLVRTVWRPAEAANALELIGYEGLYLDTGTPQLYLEANLHAAGANLLDPSAEVTGRAVDSVVGAGARVAGTVTRCVVWPGATVEAGESLTDAIRAPSGLTVSV, from the coding sequence GTGACGGCTCCGGTCGCCGCGATCTGCGGCGTCGTGCTGGCCGCCGGCGAGGGGCAGCGGCTGCGCCCGCTCACCGCGTCGGTGCCGAAAGCGCTCTGCCCGGTCGGCAACCTGCCGCTGCTCGACCACGCCCTGCGCCGCCTGGCCGGCCTCGGCCTGACCGGTCCCGATCAGGTCGGCGTGAACGCCGCGTACCTGGCCGACCAGGTCGTCACGCACGCCACCGGCCGCGCGCACCTCTCGGTCGAGCTGGACGGCCCGCTCGGCACGTCCGGCGGCGTCGCCCGGCTGAAGGGCTGGATCGACGGCCGCGGCGTGCTGGTCGGCAACGCCGACGCCTACCTGACCGATCCGTTCCGCGAGCCCGGCAAGGACATCGAGGCGCTGCTGGCCGGCTGGTCCGGCGACACGGTCCGGCTGCTGACCAAGCCGTGCCGCCCCGGCGAGTCCGGCGGCTTCAGCGGCCACCGCTTCGCCGGCTTCTCGCTGCTCCCCTGGCACTTCGTCAAAGACCTCGAAGATCAAAACCAGGATTTGGTACGTACGGTGTGGCGCCCCGCCGAGGCCGCGAACGCGCTCGAACTGATCGGCTACGAGGGCCTCTACCTGGACACCGGCACCCCGCAGCTCTACCTGGAGGCGAACCTGCACGCCGCCGGCGCGAACCTGCTCGACCCGTCCGCCGAGGTCACCGGCCGCGCGGTGGACTCGGTGGTCGGCGCCGGCGCCCGGGTCGCCGGCACCGTCACCCGCTGCGTGGTGTGGCCGGGCGCGACGGTCGAGGCCGGCGAGTCCCTCACCGACGCGATCCGCGCCCCGAGCGGCCTCACCGTCAGCGTGTGA
- a CDS encoding NUDIX domain-containing protein, giving the protein MNISRQLRGLAYQVFYGLPLPVRRHIARAVSPKFLVGAVAVVRDSESSEPGRILLLRQPPGRGWGLPAGLLKRGELPSVGAARELHEESGVRIEPGDLRPGNPNAIVHPNGGIVDTVWFGWVPASSTPLVVDGGEVLEARWFPVDDLPKLTWPTERLLGTYGIGPRAGQLPPSVPSASVAPSREVPQ; this is encoded by the coding sequence GTGAACATCTCTCGGCAGTTGCGCGGCCTCGCGTACCAAGTTTTCTACGGGCTGCCGCTGCCGGTGCGCCGCCACATCGCCCGGGCGGTCTCGCCGAAGTTCCTGGTCGGTGCGGTCGCGGTGGTCCGCGACTCGGAGTCGTCCGAGCCGGGCCGGATCCTGCTGCTGCGCCAGCCGCCGGGCCGGGGCTGGGGCCTGCCGGCCGGCCTGCTCAAGCGGGGTGAGCTGCCCTCCGTCGGCGCCGCCCGGGAGCTGCACGAGGAGTCCGGCGTCCGGATCGAACCGGGCGACCTGCGCCCCGGCAATCCGAACGCGATCGTGCATCCGAACGGCGGGATCGTCGACACGGTCTGGTTCGGCTGGGTGCCGGCGTCCAGCACGCCGCTGGTGGTGGACGGTGGCGAGGTCCTGGAGGCCCGCTGGTTCCCGGTCGACGACCTGCCGAAGCTGACCTGGCCCACCGAGCGCCTGCTCGGGACGTACGGGATCGGCCCGCGGGCCGGCCAGCTCCCGCCGTCCGTGCCCTCGGCCAGCGTCGCGCCGTCGCGCGAGGTCCCCCAGTGA
- a CDS encoding bifunctional (p)ppGpp synthetase/guanosine-3',5'-bis(diphosphate) 3'-pyrophosphohydrolase, translating to MDVDAGHGAALGRALPAATSPSPLSFTQRLRSLLSFPGNDDDPVTTLAKTHRNIHPSADVALLRRSYAIAESMHRGQFRKSGDPYITHPLAVAQICAELGMDTTTLVASLLHDTVEDTSYTLEALEGDFGAEVTHLVDGVTKFDKAFYGKAAEGETIRKMIVAAGKDVRVLVIKLADRLHNMRTLDARSPASRARIANATLDVLVPLCDRLGIQALKRDLDDVVLFHLEPDSFARIDEHVKNRPGWDEYLADVSTKARVALRRSRVDAEVTARPRHYYSIWKDTVAGGHTVPLDLPRIAVVVDGPETDCYAALGAIHGRWRPVAGRFKDFIASPKNNLYRSLHTTVVGPEGRLVEVLIRTQTMHRYSEYGVATSYRYPKVSDEPSGADQLTWLKRVLDWQQDTTDAAQFLDSLRCDLSEGQITVFAHGNAYELPSGSTPVDLAYELGPSKGDQCLASTINGRLAPLSSPLRDGDVVEIFSENDGQVEAETSAPRGPRREWLGFVKSSQAQMQINRYFDERNEPGISIADKVRLGRATIGLTLRKHDRGLASEVPLRRLAEDMGYPDLETLLVAVCERTVEPDNVVEQLIAMVDHPD from the coding sequence GTGGACGTCGACGCCGGCCACGGCGCCGCTCTCGGTCGTGCCTTGCCGGCCGCCACGTCCCCGAGCCCGCTCAGCTTCACCCAGCGACTCCGTTCGCTGTTGAGCTTCCCGGGCAACGACGACGATCCGGTCACGACCCTGGCCAAGACCCATCGCAACATCCACCCGTCGGCCGATGTGGCCCTGCTCCGCCGCAGCTACGCGATCGCCGAGAGCATGCACCGCGGCCAGTTCCGCAAGTCGGGTGATCCGTACATCACGCATCCGCTCGCCGTCGCGCAGATCTGCGCCGAGCTGGGCATGGACACCACGACCCTGGTCGCCTCGCTGCTGCACGACACGGTGGAGGACACCAGCTACACGCTGGAGGCGCTCGAGGGCGACTTCGGCGCCGAGGTGACCCACCTGGTCGACGGCGTGACCAAGTTCGACAAGGCGTTCTACGGCAAGGCCGCCGAGGGCGAGACGATCCGCAAGATGATCGTCGCCGCCGGCAAGGACGTCCGGGTGCTGGTGATCAAGCTGGCCGACCGGCTGCACAACATGCGCACGCTGGACGCCCGCTCCCCCGCCTCCCGCGCCCGGATCGCGAACGCGACGCTGGACGTGCTGGTTCCGCTCTGCGACCGGCTCGGCATCCAGGCGCTCAAGCGCGACCTCGACGACGTGGTCCTGTTCCACCTCGAGCCGGACTCGTTCGCCCGGATCGACGAGCACGTGAAGAACCGCCCCGGCTGGGACGAATACCTGGCCGACGTCTCCACCAAGGCGCGCGTCGCGCTGCGCCGCTCCCGGGTCGACGCCGAGGTCACCGCGCGTCCCCGGCACTACTACTCGATCTGGAAGGACACCGTCGCCGGCGGCCACACCGTGCCGCTCGACCTGCCCCGGATCGCGGTCGTGGTGGACGGGCCGGAGACCGACTGTTACGCCGCGCTCGGCGCGATCCACGGCCGCTGGCGCCCGGTCGCCGGCCGGTTCAAGGATTTCATCGCCTCACCGAAGAACAATCTGTACCGCTCGCTGCACACCACCGTGGTGGGCCCGGAGGGCCGCCTGGTCGAGGTGCTGATCCGCACCCAGACCATGCACCGGTACTCGGAGTACGGCGTCGCCACCAGTTACCGATATCCGAAGGTGTCCGACGAGCCGTCCGGCGCCGACCAGCTGACCTGGCTGAAACGGGTGCTCGACTGGCAACAGGACACCACCGACGCGGCCCAGTTCCTCGACTCGCTCCGATGTGACCTCTCCGAGGGCCAGATCACGGTCTTCGCCCACGGCAACGCGTACGAACTGCCCAGCGGCTCCACCCCGGTCGACCTGGCATACGAACTGGGCCCCTCGAAGGGCGACCAGTGTCTCGCCTCGACCATCAACGGGCGTCTCGCCCCCCTCAGCTCCCCGCTGCGTGACGGCGACGTCGTCGAGATCTTCTCGGAGAACGACGGCCAGGTCGAGGCGGAGACCAGCGCACCGCGCGGCCCGCGCCGGGAGTGGCTCGGCTTCGTCAAGTCGAGCCAGGCGCAGATGCAGATCAACCGCTACTTCGACGAGCGGAACGAGCCCGGCATCAGCATCGCCGACAAGGTGCGCCTGGGCCGCGCGACGATCGGCCTGACCCTCCGCAAGCACGACCGCGGCCTGGCCAGCGAGGTGCCGCTGCGCCGCCTGGCGGAGGACATGGGCTACCCCGACCTGGAGACGCTGCTGGTCGCGGTCTGCGAGCGCACCGTCGAGCCGGACAACGTGGTCGAGCAGCTCATCGCGATGGTCGACCACCCGGACTGA
- a CDS encoding DEDD exonuclease domain-containing protein, producing the protein MAQPAYVQGTLDTLLSADGSVDPAALSLADTTFVVLDLETTGGAPDGGGITEIGAVKVRSGELLGEFGTLVNPGVPLPPFITVLTGITEAMLRPAPAIEAVLPGLLEFLRGAVLVAHNAPYDVGFLKAACAAHGYPWPSPRVLDTAALARRALTRDEVPNRKLGTLAQFFRSTVEPNHRALDDAKATVDVLHGLIERLGSFRVHTLGDAIEFAKTITPAQRSRRHLADNLPRVPGVYIFRAADDRPLYVGKSNDISTRVKSYFTAAEKRSRISSEMLTAAVRVEAVECAHSLEAEVRELRLIAAHAPPYNRRSKYPERMVWLKLTAEAFPRLSVVRRFAEDGATYLGPFTSRRTAELAAAGVYDAVPLRQCNHKLSLRTRTPACALAELGRCPAPCEHEISPAEYDLRAALPFRTATSGDPGPVIEAILARIDTLSDKQRYEEAATVRSRLIALLRALIRMQRLNALTRLPEIVAARRDDKGGWEIVVVRHGRLAAAATSPPRAHPRPTLDAARLTAETVLPGPGPVASATPEETERILAWLERVDTRLVETSGDWVSPARGAARFAALLSRAESAASAQDSTVRLSVTDRSDDARSLRL; encoded by the coding sequence GTGGCACAACCGGCTTATGTGCAGGGCACTCTGGACACGCTGCTGTCCGCCGACGGTTCGGTCGATCCGGCCGCGCTGTCCCTGGCGGACACCACGTTCGTCGTGCTCGACCTGGAGACCACCGGCGGCGCTCCGGACGGTGGCGGGATCACCGAGATCGGCGCGGTCAAGGTGCGTTCGGGTGAACTCCTCGGCGAGTTCGGCACCCTGGTCAACCCGGGGGTGCCGCTGCCGCCGTTCATCACCGTCCTGACCGGCATCACCGAGGCGATGCTGCGCCCGGCGCCGGCGATCGAGGCGGTGCTGCCGGGCCTGCTGGAGTTCCTGCGCGGCGCGGTCCTGGTCGCCCACAACGCGCCGTACGACGTCGGTTTCCTCAAGGCGGCCTGCGCCGCGCACGGCTATCCGTGGCCGTCGCCCCGGGTGCTGGACACCGCGGCCCTGGCCCGGCGCGCGCTGACCCGTGACGAGGTGCCCAACCGCAAGCTCGGCACGCTGGCCCAGTTCTTCCGTTCCACGGTCGAGCCGAACCACCGCGCCCTGGACGACGCGAAGGCGACCGTCGACGTGCTGCACGGGCTGATCGAGCGGCTGGGCAGCTTCCGGGTGCACACGCTGGGCGACGCGATCGAGTTCGCCAAGACGATCACCCCGGCCCAGCGCAGCCGGCGGCACCTGGCCGACAACCTGCCGCGGGTGCCCGGGGTCTACATCTTCCGGGCCGCCGACGACCGGCCGCTCTACGTCGGCAAGTCCAACGACATCTCGACCCGGGTGAAGAGCTATTTCACCGCCGCCGAGAAGCGCTCGCGGATCTCCTCCGAGATGCTGACCGCGGCGGTGCGGGTGGAGGCGGTGGAGTGCGCCCACTCGCTGGAGGCCGAGGTCCGGGAGTTGCGCCTGATCGCCGCGCATGCACCGCCGTACAATCGGCGGTCCAAATATCCCGAGCGGATGGTCTGGCTGAAGCTCACCGCGGAGGCCTTCCCGAGGTTGTCGGTGGTCCGGCGGTTCGCCGAGGACGGTGCGACCTATCTGGGCCCGTTCACCTCGCGGCGCACCGCCGAGCTGGCCGCCGCCGGGGTCTACGACGCGGTGCCGTTGCGACAGTGCAACCACAAGCTCTCGCTGCGCACCCGCACCCCGGCGTGCGCGCTGGCCGAGCTGGGCCGCTGCCCCGCGCCGTGCGAGCACGAGATCTCCCCGGCGGAGTACGACCTGCGCGCCGCCCTCCCGTTCCGGACCGCCACCTCGGGCGACCCGGGCCCGGTGATCGAGGCGATCCTGGCCCGGATCGACACGCTGAGCGACAAGCAGCGGTACGAGGAGGCCGCCACCGTCCGGTCCCGCCTGATCGCCCTGCTCCGCGCGCTGATCCGGATGCAGCGGCTGAACGCGCTGACCCGCCTGCCGGAGATCGTCGCCGCCCGGCGGGACGACAAGGGCGGCTGGGAGATCGTGGTGGTCCGGCACGGCCGGCTGGCCGCCGCGGCCACCTCGCCGCCGCGCGCGCACCCGCGGCCCACCCTGGACGCGGCGCGCCTGACCGCCGAGACGGTCCTTCCCGGACCGGGCCCGGTGGCGTCGGCGACGCCCGAGGAGACCGAGCGGATCCTGGCGTGGCTGGAGCGGGTGGACACCCGCTTGGTGGAAACCTCCGGCGACTGGGTGTCACCGGCTCGTGGCGCGGCGCGTTTCGCCGCGCTGCTAAGCAGGGCTGAATCGGCCGCATCAGCCCAAGACTCGACCGTTCGCCTATCGGTAACTGACCGTTCGGATGACGCCCGCTCGCTTAGGCTGTAA